The Castanea sativa cultivar Marrone di Chiusa Pesio chromosome 11, ASM4071231v1 genome contains a region encoding:
- the LOC142614980 gene encoding uncharacterized protein LOC142614980 produces the protein MMEENEMEMEQLLSMGFPDELAAQALAATGGKSTLKATEWILNHKSTTAATTTTTTSTPPPPPPIINNNNNPSPFQPKLDRFFHFHSKPSTTNNSSPPPPNAVPQQEQPQKSTNPISKRPKLLLSKNPLPQQQQNDKAHEPLAERMRPRTIDNVVGQDHLLGTNSLLRSAIQCNRLPSIVLWGPPGTGKTSIAKAIVNSCSSSSSCSYRFVSLSAVTSGVKDVRDAVEDARKLRISNSKRTVLFVDEVHRFNKSQQDSFLPVIEDGSIVFMGATTENPSFHLITPLLSRCRVLTLNPLKPHHVVVLLKRATGDLDKGLARSAGMRVDVNEEAVEFISANCDGDARVALNALEIAAISAAARVHGDQSKGVEGETQGGNLLENEENGVCSLKAIVTLDYAKEALQSKHLAYDKDGDEHYNLISALHKSMRGSDADAAIYWLARMLEGGEQPLYIARRLIRFASEDVGLADPSALNQAVACYQACHFLGMPECNVILAQCVAYLALAPKSVSVYRAIEAAQKVVRESVGQNEGVPLHLRNAPTKLMKELGYAKDYIYTPDNPSATQSYLPPSLQGYKFLDWPNSNKNDG, from the coding sequence ATGATGGAAGAGAATGAAATGGAGATGGAACAGCTACTGAGTATGGGCTTTCCAGACGAATTGGCAGCCCAAGCCTTAGCAGCCACCGGTGGCAAATCCACTCTCAAAGCCACCGAATGGATTCTCAACCATAAATCCACCACCGCcgccacaaccaccaccaccacttctactcctcctccccctcctcctatcatcaacaacaacaacaacccatCTCCATTCCAACCCAAACTCGACCGTTTCTTCCACTTCCATTCCAAACcctccaccaccaacaacaGTTCCCCACCACCTCCCAACGCCGTACCTCAACAagaacaaccacaaaaatcaacAAACCCAATCTCCAAGCGTCCCAAACTATTACTCTCAAAAAACCCACTTCCACAACAACAGCAAAACGACAAGGCCCACGAGCCCTTAGCAGAGCGCATGCGACCTCGTACCATAGACAACGTTGTCGGGCAAGACCACCTTCTTGGCACTAACTCTCTCCTTCGCTCCGCAATCCAATGCAATCGTCTCCCTTCTATTGTCCTCTGGGGTCCTCCTGGTACTGGTAAGACCTCCATTGCCAAAGCCATTGTTAATTCctgttcttcctcttcttcttgttcttataGATTTGTTTCACTATCTGCTGTTACTTCTGGGGTTAAGGATGTTAGGGACGCGGTTGAGGATGCTAGAAAACTAAGAATTTCGAATAGTAAGAGGACTGTGTTGTTTGTGGATGAGGTCCATAGGTTTAATAAGTCTCAACAGGACTCTTTCTTGCCGGTTATTGAAGATGGGAGTATTGTCTTCATGGGTGCCACTACGGAAAACCCGTCTTTCCATTTGATTACACCTTTGTTGTCTCGGTGTCGGGTTTTAACTCTTAATCCCTTGAAACCCCATCATGTTGTGGTCCTGCTTAAGCGGGCCACGGGCGATTTGGACAAGGGATTGGCACGGAGTGCAGGGATGCGTGTTGATGTGAATGAGGAAGCTGTTGAGTTTATATCTGCGAATTGTGATGGTGATGCTCGTgtggcattgaatgctttggaGATTGCTGCTATTTCAGCGGCTGCCCGAGTTCATGGGGACCAATCTAAAGGTGTAGAAGGAGAAACCCAAGGTGGGAATTTGTTggaaaatgaggaaaatggGGTCTGTTCTTTGAAAGCCATTGTCACACTGGATTATGCTAAGGAGGCACTTCAGAGTAAGCATCTTGCTTATGACAAAGATGGTGATGAGCACTATAATCTGATCAGTGCACTTCACAAATCTATGAGAGGAAGTGATGCAGATGCTGCAATTTATTGGTTGGCAAGAATGTTAGAAGGAGGCGAACAACCTCTCTATATTGCACGGAGATTGATAAGGTTTGCAAGTGAGGATGTTGGATTGGCGGACCCATCTGCACTTAACCAGGCTGTCGCATGCTACCAAGCCTGCCATTTTTTGGGAATGCCTGAGTGCAATGTGATTCTTGCACAATGTGTGGCTTATTTGGCTTTGGCTCCCAAGTCTGTCTCTGTTTATCGAGCTATAGAGGCTGCACAGAAAGTAGTGAGGGAATCAGTTGGACAGAACGAGGGAGTGCCTCTTCATCTGAGGAATGCACCAACGAAGTTAATGAAGGAACTTGGTTATGCTAAGGACTATATATACACCCCTGATAATCCATCTGCAACTCAAAGTTATCTGCCACCCTCACTACAAGGGTACAAGTTCCTTGATTGGCCTAACAGTAATAAAAATGATGGATGA